One region of Oxalobacteraceae bacterium OTU3CAMAD1 genomic DNA includes:
- a CDS encoding GNAT family N-acetyltransferase encodes MTVRGFHELDFPAVCNIYISSKHDELQFESRNFEITPLEEDAVILAAFKESVVLVFEEEEILGFTALYGSQLRAMFVRRDARGKGVGQALLEAAHSGNKELVLNVAKSNVGAQRFYARNGFVVTGEASRMYDGATITYVQMKSSLPAANMRL; translated from the coding sequence ATGACAGTACGCGGTTTTCACGAACTAGATTTCCCTGCTGTATGCAACATCTATATCAGCTCAAAACACGACGAACTACAGTTTGAGAGCCGTAACTTTGAAATCACTCCGTTGGAAGAGGATGCTGTAATTCTGGCCGCTTTCAAAGAATCGGTTGTATTGGTCTTTGAGGAAGAAGAAATCCTGGGGTTTACAGCTCTATATGGCAGTCAATTGCGCGCCATGTTCGTTCGAAGAGATGCTCGGGGAAAAGGCGTAGGACAGGCTTTGCTGGAGGCCGCGCACTCAGGGAACAAAGAATTGGTTCTTAACGTCGCGAAGTCAAATGTGGGAGCTCAAAGGTTCTACGCACGTAACGGGTTTGTAGTTACGGGGGAAGCTTCCAGAATGTACGATGGCGCAACGATTACTTACGTGCAGATGAAATCTAGTCTTCCTGCTGCGAACATGCGGCTGTAA